A region from the Mycoplasmopsis phocirhinis genome encodes:
- a CDS encoding glucose-6-phosphate isomerase, with the protein MKTINLKLDKAINTQNLLKFQDKINKIHNALINKNVIEKDWLGWYELPFNINIEEYNKMKKIAQKWKNMNVEVVVVIGIGGSYLGAAAGYEFIYGPYNSNKNAIELIFSGNSLSSDSLTAQLLYVENKKFAINVISKSGKTLETSIAFREFRKLLETKVGTIRAKELIVATTDKSQGILYDLATKKEYEKLIIPSDIGGRFSVLSPVGLFPFMCADINTDEILKGAQKAVLDNNNPDLNVNNAYSYALTRYIMGKHYSIELLISYEPKLKFFQEWWKQLFAESEGKNGRGIFPASSQFSTDLHSIGQFIQEGSKILFETNLVLKNPNNNYYLTKQSEDVEKLNYLDGKSVHKINWAIFDATIKAHHETSKIPNIIIEFEKMDEFNLGYLFQFFMISLTMSAYLLGVNPFNQPGVEVYKNNMTKTLNEI; encoded by the coding sequence ATGAAAACAATAAATTTAAAACTTGATAAGGCAATTAATACCCAAAATTTACTTAAATTTCAAGATAAAATCAATAAAATTCACAATGCTTTAATTAATAAAAATGTTATTGAAAAAGATTGACTTGGTTGATATGAACTTCCTTTCAATATTAATATTGAAGAATATAATAAAATGAAAAAAATAGCACAAAAATGGAAAAATATGAATGTTGAAGTGGTTGTTGTTATCGGCATTGGTGGTTCATATTTAGGAGCAGCTGCTGGTTATGAATTTATTTATGGTCCATATAATTCAAATAAAAATGCTATTGAATTAATTTTTAGTGGTAATTCACTTAGTTCAGACTCACTAACAGCACAATTACTTTATGTTGAAAACAAAAAATTTGCAATAAATGTTATCTCTAAAAGTGGTAAAACACTTGAAACAAGTATAGCATTTCGTGAATTTAGAAAATTATTAGAGACAAAAGTAGGCACCATTAGAGCTAAAGAATTAATTGTGGCCACTACGGATAAATCACAAGGAATACTATATGATTTAGCTACTAAAAAAGAGTATGAAAAATTAATTATCCCTTCTGATATAGGTGGGCGTTTTAGCGTATTAAGTCCAGTAGGTTTATTCCCATTTATGTGTGCTGACATTAATACCGACGAAATACTTAAAGGTGCTCAAAAAGCAGTTTTAGATAATAACAATCCAGATTTGAATGTTAACAATGCTTATTCGTACGCCTTAACAAGATATATTATGGGAAAACATTATTCAATAGAATTATTAATTAGTTATGAGCCAAAATTAAAATTTTTCCAGGAATGATGAAAACAATTATTTGCTGAAAGTGAAGGAAAGAATGGTCGTGGTATATTTCCTGCTTCTTCACAATTTTCAACAGATTTACATTCAATTGGTCAATTCATTCAAGAAGGTTCTAAAATTTTATTTGAAACTAATTTAGTGCTTAAAAATCCTAATAACAATTATTATTTAACCAAGCAAAGCGAAGATGTTGAGAAATTAAATTACCTCGATGGAAAATCTGTTCATAAAATAAATTGAGCAATATTCGATGCAACGATTAAAGCTCATCATGAAACTTCAAAAATACCAAATATTATTATTGAATTTGAAAAAATGGACGAATTTAATCTAGGTTATTTATTCCAATTTTTTATGATTTCATTAACAATGTCTGCATATTTATTGGGAGTTAATCCTTTTAATCAACCAGGTGTTGAAGTATATAAAAACAATATGACCAAAACCTTAAACGAAATTTAA